The region TCCACCTGGTCACCGAGCGGGAGCCCAACCCCGAGGAGATCCATCAGGTGGCGGCGCGGCTCGCGTCCGTCGGCTGGCCGCTGGCGACCGCGGCGAACTAGTCGCGGAGGTCGCGGCGCAGCGGGTGGTCCTCGGGCACCTGCACGAAGATCAGCATGACACCGTCGGGATCGACGACGTGCATCTCGAACAGCCCCCACGGTTCACGCAGGGCTTCCCGGGCGATGTCGATGCCGCGCTCGCGCAACTCGTTCTGCGTCGCGTGCAGGTCGCGGACCTGGAGCCACAGCGCCCCCGGGAACGGCGGCGCATCCCGCCCGGGAGCCCCATGGCCGGCGATCTCGATCAGCGACTGCCCGGCGTAGAAGACGGTGCCGCCGGAGTACTCCCGGGCGATCGCGAGCCCGATGCCGTCGCGGTAGAACGCGATCGACCTCTGGTAGTCCTTCGGACGGAACAGCACCCGGCTGGCCAGGATCTCCATGCGTCTGTGTCTACCACGGTCAGCCGATGCGGCGGTCGGCGCCGGCCCAGTGCGGTTCGCGCAGTGCGCGTTTGAGGATCTTCCCGCTCGGGGTGCGGGGCAGGGCGTCGACGAAGTCGACGGACTTGGGCAGTTTGAACCCGGCCAGTCGCTGCCGGGCGAAGTCGATCAGCTCGGCTTCGCCGATCGACGAGCGACGTGTGCGCACGACGACGGCTTTGACGGCCTCGCCCCAGCGGTCGTCCGGGACGCCGATGACCGCCGCGTCGGACACGGCCGGGTGGGTCATCAGGACGTTCTCCACCTCGATCGGGTACACGTTCTCGCCGCCCGAGACGATCATGTCCTTCAGACGGTCGTGCAGGTAGAGGTAGCCGTCGGCGTCGACGTAACCGGCGTCGCCCGTCCGCAGCCAGCCGTCGGCGGTCAGCGTCGCCGCGGTCGCTTCCGGGTTGTTCCAGTAGCCCAGCATGTTCTGCGCGGACTTCGTCCAGAC is a window of Mycolicibacterium chubuense NBB4 DNA encoding:
- a CDS encoding VOC family protein, which gives rise to MEILASRVLFRPKDYQRSIAFYRDGIGLAIAREYSGGTVFYAGQSLIEIAGHGAPGRDAPPFPGALWLQVRDLHATQNELRERGIDIAREALREPWGLFEMHVVDPDGVMLIFVQVPEDHPLRRDLRD